The following coding sequences lie in one Mycobacterium sp. DL440 genomic window:
- a CDS encoding SRPBCC family protein, giving the protein MTAPVKATVSIAADPAAVYALITDLPTLASLAEEAHAMEWQRGSTAAPGSVFKGQNRNGSKNWSTVCTVTDAEPGKIFAFDVKSLVFPVAHWRYDIAATDGGCTVTESTWDRRAGWFKKVAGLATGISDRDGANAEHIKLTLQRLKERAES; this is encoded by the coding sequence ATGACTGCTCCCGTGAAAGCCACCGTGTCCATCGCCGCTGATCCCGCTGCGGTGTATGCCCTCATCACCGATCTACCCACCCTGGCCTCGCTTGCCGAGGAAGCTCACGCAATGGAGTGGCAGAGGGGCAGCACGGCCGCCCCCGGTTCAGTTTTCAAAGGACAAAACCGCAATGGATCGAAAAACTGGAGCACGGTCTGCACCGTCACCGACGCCGAGCCAGGCAAAATATTCGCGTTCGATGTGAAGTCCTTGGTGTTCCCGGTCGCGCATTGGCGCTACGACATCGCCGCCACCGATGGTGGCTGCACGGTGACCGAATCCACCTGGGACCGCCGCGCCGGCTGGTTCAAGAAGGTCGCGGGGCTGGCCACCGGGATCTCGGACCGTGATGGTGCCAATGCCGAGCACATCAAGCTGACCCTGCAGCGCCTGAAAGAGCGTGCTGAAAGTTAA
- a CDS encoding nuclear transport factor 2 family protein: MTSRSFSRDELAAAFETFEQTVDRAAQTKNWDVWADHYTVDVDYIEHAVGTMKGREQVRPWIWKTMTTFPGSYMTSFPSLWSVIDEPSGRIICELDNPMRDPGDGTIISATNISILTYAGEGLWSRQEDVYNPLRFASAARKWCRKAAELGTLTDEAEAWLKKFGGGR, translated from the coding sequence GTGACGAGCAGGTCTTTCAGCCGCGATGAACTCGCCGCTGCCTTTGAAACGTTCGAGCAGACCGTGGACCGGGCCGCGCAGACCAAGAACTGGGATGTGTGGGCCGACCACTACACGGTCGACGTCGACTACATCGAGCACGCGGTGGGCACCATGAAGGGCCGCGAGCAGGTGCGGCCCTGGATCTGGAAGACCATGACCACTTTCCCGGGCAGCTACATGACGTCATTCCCGTCGCTGTGGTCGGTGATCGACGAACCCAGCGGGCGAATCATCTGCGAGCTGGACAACCCCATGCGCGACCCCGGTGACGGCACCATCATCAGCGCCACCAACATCTCGATCCTGACCTACGCGGGCGAGGGCCTGTGGTCACGTCAGGAAGATGTCTACAACCCGCTGCGGTTCGCCTCCGCGGCCCGCAAGTGGTGCCGCAAGGCCGCCGAACTCGGCACGTTGACCGACGAGGCCGAGGCGTGGCTCAAGAAGTTCGGGGGCGGCCGATGA
- a CDS encoding NAD-dependent epimerase/dehydratase family protein yields MSATLVIGANGFLGSHVLRQLVASAEDGSEVRAMVRPNANTVGIDDLPVTRVLGDVFDTEALREAMTGCDVVYHCVVDARGWLRDPAPLFRTNVEGTRNVLDVAAGIDGLRKFVYTSSYVTVGRKRGKRSSEDDVIDLQGVTPYVRSRVQAEDLVLEYARERGLPAVAMCVSTTYGSGDWGRTPHGAIIAGAAFGKLPFVMSGIDLEAVGIDDAAHAMLLAAERGAPGERYLISEKMISNAEVARLAAEAAGVAPPQRSLPLPVSYLLAAAGTLKGKLRGTDERLSLESLRLMRAEAELDHSKAVRELGWQPRPVEESIAEAAKFWVGLRAAKRAQKSS; encoded by the coding sequence ATGAGCGCCACGCTGGTCATCGGTGCCAACGGATTCCTGGGCTCCCATGTGTTGCGGCAGTTGGTCGCAAGTGCTGAAGACGGTTCCGAGGTCCGGGCCATGGTGCGGCCGAACGCCAACACCGTCGGGATCGATGACCTGCCGGTGACGCGGGTTCTTGGCGATGTCTTCGACACCGAGGCCTTGCGCGAGGCGATGACCGGGTGTGACGTCGTCTACCACTGCGTCGTCGACGCCCGCGGTTGGTTGCGTGACCCGGCACCGCTGTTTCGCACCAATGTCGAGGGCACCCGCAACGTGCTCGACGTCGCTGCTGGGATCGACGGTCTGCGCAAGTTCGTCTACACCAGCAGCTACGTCACTGTTGGGCGGAAGCGCGGCAAGCGCTCCTCGGAGGACGACGTGATCGACCTGCAGGGGGTGACGCCGTACGTGCGCTCGCGCGTGCAGGCCGAGGATCTCGTGCTGGAGTACGCGCGCGAACGCGGGCTACCCGCCGTCGCGATGTGCGTGTCCACCACTTACGGCAGCGGGGACTGGGGCCGCACCCCGCACGGTGCGATCATCGCCGGAGCCGCGTTCGGCAAGCTGCCGTTCGTGATGAGCGGGATCGACCTGGAGGCCGTCGGTATCGACGACGCGGCGCACGCCATGCTCTTGGCCGCCGAGCGGGGCGCCCCGGGTGAGCGCTACCTCATCTCGGAGAAGATGATCAGCAACGCCGAGGTGGCCCGGTTGGCTGCCGAGGCCGCCGGCGTCGCACCTCCGCAGCGATCCCTTCCGCTGCCGGTGTCGTATCTACTGGCTGCGGCCGGCACCCTCAAAGGCAAGCTGCGTGGCACCGACGAGCGGCTGTCGCTGGAATCATTGCGGCTCATGCGGGCCGAGGCGGAACTCGACCACTCGAAGGCGGTGCGTGAACTCGGTTGGCAGCCAAGGCCGGTGGAGGAGTCGATCGCCGAGGCGGCAAAGTTCTGGGTGGGCCTGCGCGCCGCCAAACGGGCGCAGAAGAGCAGCTGA
- a CDS encoding class I SAM-dependent methyltransferase, translating to MTDKLKVDLTGAPQTMLATFYAKALDAGMPNPILGDQLAKEIADRIDYDWSRTSIREATSPSVTTRSAHFDGWTRQFLAVHPEAVVLHLGCGLDGRFFRVQPGPGVEWYDIDYPDVAHLREQLYPAAEHYHVVAGSVTDPAWLRDIPADRPTLMLGEGLTMYLTEHDGVALLRRIVDGFPSGELQFDAFNTLGVKSQWMNTVVRRSGAKLHWAINKPEDILRAVPGTRLLARVSPFDDPVFNILPWYYRLMLAVMKPVPVLRYMAQYHRYAF from the coding sequence ATGACCGACAAGCTGAAAGTCGACCTCACCGGGGCGCCGCAGACCATGCTGGCCACGTTCTACGCCAAGGCGCTCGACGCCGGGATGCCCAACCCGATCCTGGGTGACCAGTTGGCCAAAGAGATCGCCGACCGCATCGACTACGACTGGAGCCGTACCTCGATCAGGGAGGCGACGTCGCCTTCGGTGACCACCCGCAGCGCCCACTTCGACGGCTGGACTCGGCAGTTCCTGGCGGTGCACCCCGAGGCAGTGGTGCTGCACCTGGGGTGCGGTCTGGACGGCCGGTTCTTCCGCGTGCAGCCCGGGCCGGGAGTCGAGTGGTACGACATCGATTACCCCGACGTCGCGCACCTGCGCGAGCAGCTGTATCCGGCAGCCGAGCACTATCACGTCGTCGCCGGGTCGGTGACCGATCCGGCCTGGCTACGCGACATTCCGGCCGACCGGCCGACCCTGATGCTCGGCGAGGGGCTCACGATGTACCTCACCGAACACGATGGGGTGGCGCTCCTGCGGCGCATCGTCGACGGATTCCCTTCCGGGGAGCTGCAATTCGATGCGTTCAATACGCTTGGGGTCAAATCGCAGTGGATGAATACCGTGGTGCGCCGGTCGGGGGCCAAACTGCACTGGGCGATCAACAAGCCCGAAGACATCCTGCGGGCGGTGCCGGGCACCCGCCTGCTGGCCCGGGTATCGCCTTTCGACGATCCTGTGTTCAACATCCTGCCCTGGTACTACCGGCTGATGCTGGCCGTCATGAAGCCGGTCCCGGTGCTGCGGTACATGGCGCAGTATCACCGCTACGCCTTCTGA
- a CDS encoding DUF4262 domain-containing protein — MCWTCDHPEATRQDYLDLLRAKTLKRGWALQYVEDDRRPFAYTIGLTEAGLPELVVTGLPPLKAMQVLNSVADYMVHETEPAPGDTITLPDDWFAEFVEVAEPTAHLAFAVELCGPDIRALQVVWWDRQGHSPWCPEFNRAGPRQPVLGMRGPGGAP; from the coding sequence ATGTGTTGGACCTGTGATCACCCGGAAGCCACCAGGCAGGACTACCTGGATTTGCTTCGGGCGAAGACGCTGAAACGGGGCTGGGCGCTGCAGTACGTCGAGGACGACCGTCGACCGTTCGCATACACCATCGGACTCACCGAAGCGGGGCTTCCTGAGCTGGTGGTCACCGGGTTGCCGCCGCTGAAGGCAATGCAAGTGCTGAATTCGGTGGCGGACTACATGGTGCACGAGACCGAGCCTGCCCCCGGCGACACCATCACGCTGCCCGATGACTGGTTCGCCGAATTCGTCGAAGTCGCCGAACCCACCGCACATCTCGCCTTCGCAGTGGAGTTGTGCGGCCCCGACATCCGTGCGCTGCAAGTCGTCTGGTGGGATCGACAAGGCCACTCACCATGGTGTCCTGAGTTCAATCGGGCCGGCCCACGCCAACCGGTCCTTGGCATGCGCGGACCCGGCGGCGCCCCGTGA
- the gjpA gene encoding outer membrane porin GjpA, with protein MHTNLRPNLRPFATASIALVGATAIAMTPVAALTAPPDIKVANPAVQLSAAIDPITPWLEVFNNAEVNLANLADAWLTAPAPVLQQVIANQIGYLSQLPDFPAIIGQMATNLEAAVKAPFAIDLSTLESTNRLLSHRSLFTILQALGDESPIPAALQPLIDFSTTYTSGILLGLVGPVISPVLALAASVSAIAENLGGETPDFQAAVSTLINTPAAMADAFLNGGQSLDLTPVLDALGLDLDPGPGTDVTNVGITFGGLLSPGGSIFNALDFDITIANVIKVNIPGQGPGAIGSLIGLGQAVAKAIGWDGTGNPLAPPLKTPETSSAETPTAALAQANDIAPRASRTVTLDAPARSVTAADKVLAESASSGTTAALAAVKEAAAPVEQASSPVEAADESTGKEATATKASETSPQPKRRDLANRITSRIKSASERTGASSSKLRHAPKKSAAAKAGAGTRSGTGTAKSSGGKSDN; from the coding sequence ATGCATACAAATTTGCGGCCAAATCTGCGGCCGTTTGCCACCGCCAGTATCGCGCTCGTCGGCGCGACCGCCATCGCCATGACCCCGGTTGCGGCTTTGACGGCGCCCCCCGACATCAAGGTCGCCAACCCGGCGGTACAACTCAGCGCCGCAATCGACCCCATCACGCCGTGGTTGGAGGTCTTCAACAACGCGGAGGTCAACCTCGCGAACCTGGCCGACGCCTGGCTGACGGCACCCGCCCCGGTGCTGCAGCAGGTCATCGCCAACCAGATCGGCTACCTCTCCCAACTCCCCGACTTCCCGGCGATCATCGGGCAGATGGCGACCAATCTGGAGGCGGCAGTCAAGGCGCCGTTCGCCATCGACTTGAGCACGTTGGAGAGCACGAACCGGCTTCTGAGTCACCGGTCTTTGTTCACCATCCTGCAAGCCCTGGGAGATGAGTCGCCGATCCCGGCCGCACTCCAGCCGCTGATCGATTTTTCGACGACCTACACCAGCGGAATCCTCCTCGGCCTGGTCGGACCTGTCATCAGTCCGGTGCTGGCCCTGGCCGCCAGCGTGAGTGCGATCGCGGAGAACCTCGGCGGCGAGACCCCCGACTTCCAAGCGGCGGTCAGCACCTTGATCAATACCCCCGCCGCGATGGCCGATGCCTTCCTCAACGGCGGACAATCGCTGGACCTCACCCCGGTGCTGGACGCGTTGGGCTTGGATCTGGATCCGGGGCCCGGCACCGATGTGACGAACGTCGGCATCACCTTCGGCGGCCTGCTGAGCCCGGGCGGGTCCATCTTCAACGCCCTCGACTTCGACATCACGATTGCCAATGTCATCAAGGTCAACATTCCCGGACAAGGGCCGGGGGCCATCGGTTCACTGATCGGCCTCGGCCAAGCGGTCGCGAAGGCCATCGGATGGGACGGTACGGGCAACCCGCTGGCGCCGCCGCTGAAGACGCCGGAGACCTCGTCGGCCGAAACGCCAACGGCCGCACTGGCGCAGGCAAATGACATCGCGCCCCGGGCTTCCCGGACCGTCACGTTGGACGCCCCTGCGCGATCCGTCACGGCGGCCGACAAGGTGCTCGCCGAGTCCGCTTCTTCGGGAACAACGGCCGCATTGGCAGCCGTAAAGGAGGCAGCCGCACCGGTCGAACAGGCGAGCTCACCGGTCGAGGCAGCAGACGAGTCGACCGGCAAAGAAGCCACTGCGACCAAGGCGTCCGAGACCAGCCCCCAGCCGAAGCGGAGGGACCTGGCGAACCGCATCACCAGTCGGATCAAGTCGGCATCCGAGCGGACGGGCGCTAGCAGCTCAAAGCTGCGCCACGCCCCCAAGAAGTCGGCGGCGGCGAAGGCCGGCGCCGGAACGCGTTCCGGCACAGGCACAGCGAAGTCGTCAGGCGGAAAGTCGGACAACTAG
- the msrA gene encoding peptide-methionine (S)-S-oxide reductase MsrA, whose protein sequence is MGNYSTAILAGGCFWGMQDLIRKQPGVVSTRVGYTGGRNDHPTYRNHPGHAEAVEVEYDPAQTDYRALLEFFFQIHDPSTKDRQGNDAGTSYRSAIFYLDDEQKRVALDTIADVDASGLWPGKVVTEVTAAGDFWDAEPEHQDYLQHYPNGYTCHFPRAGWKLPKRQTAG, encoded by the coding sequence ATGGGTAACTATTCGACAGCGATCCTGGCCGGCGGCTGCTTCTGGGGTATGCAGGACCTCATCCGCAAGCAACCCGGCGTGGTCTCCACCCGCGTGGGGTACACCGGTGGTCGCAACGACCACCCGACGTATCGGAACCACCCGGGCCACGCGGAGGCCGTCGAGGTCGAGTACGACCCGGCGCAGACCGACTACCGCGCACTGCTGGAGTTCTTCTTCCAGATCCACGATCCGTCCACCAAGGACCGGCAGGGCAACGACGCCGGCACCAGCTACCGGTCGGCGATCTTCTACCTCGACGACGAGCAGAAGCGCGTCGCGCTGGACACCATCGCCGACGTGGACGCGTCGGGACTGTGGCCGGGCAAGGTGGTCACCGAGGTGACCGCGGCGGGTGATTTCTGGGATGCCGAGCCCGAACACCAGGACTATCTGCAGCATTACCCGAACGGGTACACGTGCCATTTCCCGCGTGCGGGCTGGAAGCTGCCCAAGCGTCAGACCGCCGGATAG
- a CDS encoding FAD-binding oxidoreductase: MSWQNPAVPTTVNGQVSHWFDTLPAPRPALPGDRGADVCIVGAGYTGLWSAYYLKQANPSLRITVLEAQFAGFGASGRNGGWLSGLAPGDRQRMAEQHGRDRVLAWQHALNEAVDEVIAVADREGIDAGAVKGGTLEIARKPAQAARLAAAMAEERSWGVDVTELTKEQAVERIRLDGVVSAYHNPHCARIQPARLVRGLAEAVERHGVTIYEDTPVTEIAPGRAVTARGTVRAPIVLRATEGFTPALPGLRRTWLPMNSSMIATDPIPGALWDEIGWHGRETVGDSAHGFFYAQRTVDDRIAIGGRSVPYRYASRTDVDGQVPARTIGLLTDVLHSILPQVRDVPIARGWCGVLGVPRDWQAGVALDKASGLGWAGGYVGHGVTATNLAGRTLADLVLGRATPITELPWVGHRSRNWEPEPLRWLGVRGLYVAYKLADRHEAGGRAQTSPIARVADIITRKPH, translated from the coding sequence ATGTCCTGGCAGAATCCAGCGGTGCCCACCACGGTCAACGGTCAGGTCTCCCACTGGTTCGACACGCTGCCCGCGCCGCGGCCGGCGCTACCGGGTGACCGCGGCGCCGACGTCTGCATCGTCGGCGCCGGATACACCGGGCTGTGGTCTGCCTACTACCTGAAACAGGCGAATCCGTCGTTGCGGATCACCGTGCTGGAGGCGCAGTTCGCCGGCTTCGGGGCCTCGGGTCGCAACGGCGGCTGGCTGTCCGGACTGGCACCGGGCGACCGGCAGCGGATGGCCGAGCAGCACGGCCGCGACCGCGTGCTTGCCTGGCAGCACGCACTAAACGAGGCTGTCGACGAGGTCATCGCAGTGGCGGACCGCGAGGGGATCGACGCCGGTGCGGTCAAGGGCGGCACCTTGGAAATCGCCCGCAAACCTGCCCAGGCCGCCCGGCTTGCCGCCGCGATGGCCGAGGAACGGTCGTGGGGTGTCGATGTCACCGAGCTGACGAAAGAGCAAGCGGTTGAGCGCATTCGCCTCGACGGTGTGGTCTCGGCCTACCACAACCCGCACTGTGCCAGGATCCAGCCGGCCCGGCTGGTCCGCGGGCTGGCGGAGGCAGTAGAACGTCACGGTGTGACGATCTACGAAGACACCCCGGTGACCGAGATCGCGCCGGGCCGCGCCGTCACCGCCCGGGGAACGGTGCGGGCGCCGATCGTCCTGCGCGCCACCGAAGGCTTCACCCCGGCACTGCCCGGGCTACGCCGGACCTGGCTGCCGATGAACAGTTCGATGATCGCCACCGACCCGATCCCGGGCGCGTTGTGGGACGAAATCGGTTGGCACGGGCGCGAAACCGTGGGGGACAGTGCGCACGGTTTCTTCTATGCCCAGCGCACCGTCGACGATCGCATCGCCATCGGTGGGCGCAGTGTCCCCTACCGCTACGCCTCACGCACCGACGTCGACGGGCAGGTGCCCGCGCGCACCATCGGGCTGCTCACCGATGTGCTGCACTCGATCCTGCCGCAGGTGCGCGACGTTCCGATCGCCCGCGGTTGGTGCGGGGTGCTGGGCGTCCCGCGCGACTGGCAGGCGGGTGTGGCGCTGGACAAGGCCAGCGGACTCGGCTGGGCCGGCGGGTATGTCGGGCATGGGGTCACCGCGACCAACCTGGCCGGGCGCACCCTTGCCGACTTGGTACTGGGACGTGCCACCCCGATCACCGAACTGCCGTGGGTCGGGCACCGATCACGCAACTGGGAACCCGAACCGCTGCGCTGGCTCGGGGTGCGCGGGCTTTATGTCGCCTACAAACTGGCCGACCGGCATGAGGCGGGTGGACGGGCCCAGACCTCGCCGATCGCACGGGTCGCCGACATCATCACCCGCAAGCCGCACTGA